From Streptomyces qinzhouensis, one genomic window encodes:
- a CDS encoding helix-turn-helix transcriptional regulator, translating to MTDTPVRLLNLLSLLQTPREWPGSELADRLAVSTRTIRRDIDRLRDLGYPVEATKGAIGGYRLVAGAAMPPLLLDDEETVAIAVGLRAGAGHAIEGVEEASVRALAKLEQVLPNRLRHRVTTLQNATIPLVRGDGATIDPRTLTVIAGAVSGREKLRFGYRAGDGAESKRLVEPYRLVSTGWRWYLVAYDLDRGDWRTFRVDRVSDPFATGARFAERELPMGSGAELLRATMSARSRKERDVDVSFEAPAEFVAARLPGHLGVPVPTGDLSCRLRHRSTDSVEWLAVRLALVDCEFTVHGPVELVEYVRDLGARLTRSTAAA from the coding sequence ATGACGGACACTCCAGTACGCCTGCTGAATCTTCTCTCCCTCCTCCAGACGCCGCGCGAGTGGCCGGGCAGTGAGCTGGCCGACCGGCTCGCGGTGAGCACCCGGACCATCCGCCGGGATATCGACCGGCTCCGGGATCTGGGCTATCCGGTGGAGGCCACGAAAGGCGCGATCGGTGGATACCGGCTGGTCGCGGGGGCGGCGATGCCTCCGCTGCTGCTCGACGACGAGGAGACGGTGGCGATCGCGGTGGGGCTGCGGGCCGGGGCGGGGCATGCCATCGAGGGCGTCGAGGAGGCATCCGTACGGGCTCTGGCAAAGCTGGAGCAGGTGCTGCCGAACCGGCTGCGGCACCGGGTGACGACCCTGCAGAACGCGACGATCCCGCTGGTCCGCGGCGACGGCGCGACGATCGACCCGCGGACGCTGACCGTGATCGCGGGCGCGGTGAGCGGGCGGGAGAAGCTGCGCTTCGGCTACCGCGCCGGGGACGGTGCCGAGTCGAAGCGGCTGGTGGAGCCGTATCGGCTGGTCTCGACGGGGTGGCGCTGGTATCTGGTGGCGTACGACCTGGACCGGGGGGACTGGCGGACCTTCCGGGTGGACCGGGTGTCGGATCCGTTCGCGACGGGGGCCCGGTTCGCCGAGCGGGAGCTGCCGATGGGCAGTGGGGCGGAGCTGCTGCGGGCGACGATGTCGGCGCGGTCGCGGAAGGAGCGCGATGTCGATGTGTCGTTCGAGGCACCGGCGGAGTTCGTGGCGGCCCGGCTGCCGGGGCATCTGGGTGTGCCGGTGCCGACGGGGGACCTGAGCTGCCGGCTGCGGCACCGCTCCACGGACTCGGTGGAGTGGCTGGCGGTACGGCTGGCCCTGGTGGACTGCGAGTTCACCGTCCATGGGCCGGTGGAACTGGTGGAGTACGTGAGGGACCTCGGCGCGCGTCTGACCCGGTCGACGGCGGCGGCCTGA
- a CDS encoding sigma-70 family RNA polymerase sigma factor produces the protein MATRAVARRQSETKGTTGRASSARASGGEIADRDLVGMYLDEIARTPLLDAAREVELSQTIEAGVYARQILDGEITGDAGGAGREELEALAAAGERAKDEFIRSNLRLVVAVARRYPRSGLPLLDLIQEGNAGLVRAVEKFDYAKGFKFSTYATWWIRQAITRSIADQSRTIRLPVHLVEELGRIRRVQREFNREKGREPEAAEIAEELGSTPARVTDVLDWARDPVSLNMAVDDAGETQFGDLLEDTSAISPEQSVLTLLRSEGLDDLIGQLDQRTASIIRMRYGIVDGRERTLTEVGKQHGLTRERIRQIEKHALLELKRMARDTGFDEAA, from the coding sequence ATGGCCACCCGTGCCGTCGCCCGTCGCCAGTCCGAGACCAAGGGGACCACTGGCCGGGCCAGCAGCGCTCGCGCCTCCGGTGGAGAGATAGCCGACCGCGACCTGGTCGGCATGTACCTCGACGAGATCGCGCGTACACCGCTGCTGGACGCGGCCCGCGAAGTCGAGCTGTCCCAGACCATCGAGGCCGGGGTGTATGCCCGGCAGATACTCGACGGCGAGATCACCGGTGACGCGGGCGGAGCCGGGCGCGAGGAGCTGGAGGCGCTGGCCGCCGCGGGCGAGCGCGCGAAGGACGAGTTCATCCGCTCCAACCTCCGGCTGGTCGTGGCCGTCGCCCGCCGCTATCCGCGCAGCGGACTGCCGCTGCTCGACCTCATCCAGGAGGGGAACGCGGGCCTGGTCCGCGCGGTCGAGAAGTTCGACTACGCGAAGGGCTTCAAGTTCTCCACGTATGCGACGTGGTGGATCCGCCAGGCCATCACCCGCTCCATAGCCGACCAGTCGCGCACCATCCGGCTCCCCGTCCATCTGGTGGAGGAGCTGGGCCGGATCCGCCGGGTGCAGCGCGAGTTCAACCGGGAGAAGGGCCGGGAGCCGGAGGCCGCCGAGATCGCGGAGGAGCTCGGCTCCACCCCCGCGCGCGTTACGGATGTCCTCGACTGGGCCCGCGACCCCGTCAGCCTGAACATGGCCGTGGACGACGCCGGGGAGACCCAGTTCGGGGATCTGCTGGAGGACACCTCGGCGATCTCGCCGGAACAGTCCGTGCTGACGCTGCTGCGCAGCGAGGGACTCGACGATCTGATCGGACAGCTGGACCAGCGCACCGCCTCCATCATCCGGATGCGGTACGGCATCGTGGACGGCCGGGAGCGCACCCTGACCGAGGTCGGCAAGCAGCACGGCCTGACGCGGGAGCGTATTCGCCAGATCGAAAAGCACGCGCTGCTGGAGCTGAAGCGGATGGCCCGGGACACGGGCTTCGACGAGGCGGCGTAG
- a CDS encoding GNAT family N-acetyltransferase, with translation MIRSGRTQAEVQVRAGTEGDLAELTALYNHYIVETPITFDTAPFTAEERLPWLRSHPEDGPHRLLVARDAGQALLGYVTTSPLRPKAAYATSVEVSVYCAPDAGGKGVGTALYEHLFKALEGEDVHRAYAGITQPNDASARLHTRFGFRPVGTYTEAGRKFGRYWDITWYEKRLGPGEA, from the coding sequence ATGATCCGGTCCGGGCGGACACAGGCAGAGGTGCAGGTCAGAGCGGGGACGGAGGGCGATCTCGCGGAGCTGACCGCGCTCTACAACCACTACATCGTGGAGACACCCATCACGTTCGACACCGCTCCGTTCACCGCTGAGGAGCGGCTGCCGTGGTTGCGCTCCCACCCTGAAGACGGCCCCCACCGCCTTCTGGTTGCCCGGGACGCGGGACAGGCCCTGCTCGGCTACGTCACCACCAGCCCGCTGCGGCCCAAGGCCGCGTACGCGACCTCGGTCGAGGTCAGCGTCTACTGCGCCCCCGACGCGGGCGGCAAGGGCGTGGGCACGGCGCTGTACGAGCATCTGTTCAAGGCGCTGGAGGGTGAGGACGTCCACCGGGCGTACGCGGGAATAACCCAGCCGAACGACGCGTCGGCGCGGCTCCACACCCGCTTCGGCTTCCGCCCCGTGGGCACGTACACGGAGGCGGGCCGGAAGTTCGGCCGCTACTGGGACATCACCTGGTACGAGAAGCGGCTCGGCCCCGGCGAGGCGTAG
- a CDS encoding questin oxidase family protein, which translates to MSTEPRPRTPTSGVLDTSGVLDEALERIHASGPEFLGWLSNHAPMAVEALVRHGEAGTVHRWLDRYRERLEELPAPYARITADNRREALGDPRRITDWARYFEREVAERPWREVLAEWWPELLPGIAGGATHPVIRVGHAVRTLLTTEETAPRTAELAHGLGYWAARHAPLPAGLRFTPAPGTAAAALDAVAPVPDQSGGITSRLDQLTALPGWGAGSAAPEEAAARLRELVTVATHRYATHGHAEPTMLVHAATAPNAVLRTLPALPGELWAPSLAAAWAASAAVTAAYVPAGQAAWEGAGGAPDRTPEEIFAAAAAHGDDHTIKFTDTALDVGDATALTAAVRSIDLNAPFR; encoded by the coding sequence ATGAGCACCGAACCCCGGCCCCGAACCCCTACCAGTGGCGTCCTCGACACCAGCGGCGTCCTCGACGAGGCCCTCGAGCGGATCCACGCCTCCGGTCCCGAGTTCCTGGGCTGGCTGAGCAATCACGCACCGATGGCCGTCGAGGCGCTGGTCCGCCACGGCGAGGCCGGTACGGTCCACCGCTGGCTGGACCGCTACCGCGAAAGGCTGGAGGAGCTGCCCGCGCCGTACGCGAGGATCACCGCCGACAACCGGCGTGAGGCCCTCGGAGATCCCCGCCGGATCACCGACTGGGCACGCTACTTCGAGCGGGAGGTCGCCGAGCGGCCGTGGCGGGAGGTGCTGGCCGAGTGGTGGCCCGAGCTGCTGCCGGGCATCGCGGGCGGTGCCACGCATCCGGTGATCCGGGTGGGTCACGCCGTGCGGACTCTGCTGACGACGGAGGAGACCGCGCCCCGGACCGCCGAGCTGGCGCACGGTCTCGGCTACTGGGCGGCCCGGCACGCGCCGCTGCCGGCCGGACTGCGATTCACGCCCGCGCCCGGGACGGCCGCCGCGGCGCTCGACGCGGTGGCGCCCGTACCGGATCAGTCGGGCGGGATCACATCACGCCTCGACCAGCTGACCGCCCTGCCCGGCTGGGGGGCCGGTTCCGCCGCCCCGGAGGAGGCCGCGGCACGACTGCGCGAACTGGTGACCGTCGCGACGCACCGGTACGCGACCCACGGTCACGCCGAGCCGACGATGCTGGTCCACGCGGCGACCGCGCCCAATGCCGTCCTGCGGACCCTGCCCGCGCTCCCCGGCGAGCTGTGGGCGCCGAGCCTGGCGGCCGCATGGGCCGCGTCGGCCGCGGTGACCGCGGCATACGTCCCGGCGGGGCAGGCCGCGTGGGAGGGCGCGGGCGGCGCACCGGACCGGACACCGGAGGAGATCTTCGCGGCGGCCGCGGCCCACGGCGACGACCACACCATCAAGTTCACGGACACGGCGCTGGACGTCGGGGACGCGACGGCGCTGACGGCGGCGGTCCGCTCGATCGACCTGAACGCACCGTTCCGGTAA
- a CDS encoding dioxygenase family protein encodes MPAIYLSHGAPPLADDPVWPGQLAAWSAGLPRPTAILVVSAHWEEAPLALGATTTVPLVYDFWGFPERYYGVRYPAPGAPALADSVRKLLRRAGTPVQDVPDRGLDHGAYVPLVEMYPDAGIPVLQVSMPTLDPQRLMEIGRRLAPLRDEGVLIVGSGFFTHNLAALRHDGVPGWSVEFDDWGREALAAADVDALLDFEHAAPAGRLAHPRTEHFAPLFVTLGAAEGELDRGRGVIDGFWWGLAKRSLQFG; translated from the coding sequence ATGCCCGCGATCTACCTCTCCCACGGCGCGCCCCCGCTCGCGGACGACCCCGTCTGGCCCGGCCAACTCGCCGCCTGGTCGGCCGGGCTGCCCCGGCCCACCGCGATCCTGGTCGTCTCCGCCCACTGGGAGGAAGCACCCCTCGCCCTCGGCGCCACCACCACCGTGCCGCTGGTGTACGACTTCTGGGGCTTCCCCGAGCGCTACTACGGCGTCCGTTACCCGGCCCCCGGCGCGCCCGCCCTCGCCGACTCCGTACGGAAACTGCTGCGCCGGGCCGGAACGCCCGTCCAGGACGTGCCGGACCGGGGGCTCGACCACGGCGCCTATGTACCGCTCGTGGAGATGTACCCGGACGCCGGCATTCCTGTCCTCCAGGTGTCGATGCCCACGCTCGACCCGCAGCGGCTGATGGAGATCGGGCGCAGGCTCGCGCCGCTCCGCGACGAGGGCGTACTGATCGTCGGCAGCGGCTTCTTCACCCACAACCTCGCCGCCCTGCGGCACGACGGGGTCCCGGGCTGGTCCGTCGAGTTCGACGACTGGGGGCGGGAGGCGCTCGCCGCCGCCGACGTCGACGCCCTGCTCGACTTCGAGCACGCCGCCCCGGCCGGGCGGCTCGCCCACCCTCGTACCGAACACTTCGCCCCCCTCTTTGTCACCCTCGGCGCGGCGGAGGGGGAGCTGGACCGGGGGCGCGGTGTGATCGACGGCTTCTGGTGGGGGCTCGCCAAACGGTCCCTGCAGTTCGGCTGA
- a CDS encoding MarR family winged helix-turn-helix transcriptional regulator, whose amino-acid sequence MNTASTAPVADGEGEDAGGVTGGGGPVPRWLSDDEQRAWRAYLHATTLFDDHLDRQLQRDAGMPHIYYGLLVQLSQAPRRRKRMTDLAIDAKITRSRLSHAVARLEHKGWVRREDCPSDKRGQNAVLTDEGYAVLEEAAPGHVEAVRQAMFDRLSPEQVEQLGEIMLIIADGLQPSDSGADLPWLR is encoded by the coding sequence ATGAATACGGCATCCACGGCACCCGTCGCCGACGGTGAAGGCGAAGACGCGGGCGGAGTCACGGGCGGGGGCGGCCCGGTGCCGCGCTGGCTCAGCGATGACGAACAGCGCGCCTGGCGCGCCTATCTCCATGCCACCACCCTCTTCGACGATCATCTCGACCGCCAGTTGCAGCGCGATGCCGGGATGCCGCACATCTACTACGGGCTGCTGGTCCAGCTCTCGCAGGCGCCGCGGCGCCGCAAGCGGATGACCGATCTGGCGATCGACGCCAAGATCACCCGCTCCCGCCTCTCGCACGCCGTCGCCCGGCTGGAACACAAGGGCTGGGTACGGCGCGAGGACTGCCCCTCCGACAAACGCGGCCAGAACGCGGTGCTGACGGACGAGGGGTACGCGGTGCTGGAGGAGGCCGCGCCCGGCCATGTCGAGGCGGTGCGCCAGGCGATGTTCGACCGGCTGTCACCGGAGCAGGTCGAACAGCTCGGCGAGATCATGCTGATCATCGCGGACGGCCTCCAGCCCTCGGACTCCGGCGCCGACCTGCCCTGGCTGCGCTGA
- a CDS encoding MFS transporter, producing MSKTDRTLPDTALADTGPTGADPARWKALVFIALAQLMVVLDATIVNIALPTAQEDLGISDGNRQWVITAYALAFGGLLLFGGRIADIWGRQRTFIVGLIGFAVASALGGAATGEAMMLGARALQGVFGALLAPAALSLLAVMFTDAKERAKAFGIYGAIAGGGGAVGLILGGFLTEYLDWRWTFYVNIPFAIVAAVGAYLVIREPEGARNRSTLDIPGVILSTLGLVALVYGFARAEHSGWSDGLTIGMFVSSVVLLAAFVVTEAKVKAPLLPLRVLTERNRGGIYLSLGLAIIAMFGLFLFLTIYLQVVEGYSPVKTGFAFLPMIVGMIVGSTQIGTRLMTRLPARWLMGPGFLVAALGMLMLTQLEVGASYPAVILPAQLLLGLGMGTAFMPAMALATYGVRPTDAGVASAMVNTSQQVGGAIGTALLNTIAASATTSYITDRAAGAADPKLLQFQGMVHGFTTAIWWAVAILVVSAVIALVLINAGKPGADGSDAASGGEGADAEVKIPVIAH from the coding sequence ATGTCAAAAACCGACCGCACACTCCCCGACACCGCCCTCGCGGATACCGGCCCGACCGGTGCCGATCCGGCGCGCTGGAAGGCGCTCGTCTTCATCGCGCTCGCCCAGTTGATGGTGGTCCTCGACGCCACCATCGTGAACATCGCCCTGCCCACCGCCCAGGAGGACCTGGGCATCTCCGACGGCAACCGCCAGTGGGTCATCACGGCCTACGCGCTCGCCTTCGGCGGTCTCCTCCTCTTCGGCGGCCGGATAGCCGATATCTGGGGCCGGCAGCGGACGTTCATCGTCGGCCTCATCGGCTTCGCCGTGGCCTCCGCGCTCGGCGGTGCCGCCACCGGTGAGGCGATGATGCTGGGCGCCCGGGCCCTCCAGGGCGTCTTCGGCGCGCTGCTGGCGCCCGCCGCGCTGTCGCTGCTCGCCGTGATGTTCACCGATGCCAAGGAGCGCGCCAAGGCCTTCGGTATCTACGGTGCGATCGCCGGTGGCGGTGGCGCCGTCGGTCTGATCCTCGGCGGCTTCCTCACCGAGTACCTGGACTGGCGCTGGACGTTCTACGTCAACATCCCCTTCGCGATCGTCGCGGCCGTCGGCGCCTATCTGGTGATCCGGGAGCCCGAGGGCGCCCGTAACCGCTCCACGCTGGACATCCCCGGCGTCATCCTGTCCACGCTCGGTCTGGTGGCACTGGTCTACGGTTTCGCCCGCGCCGAGCACTCCGGCTGGTCGGACGGCCTGACGATCGGCATGTTCGTGTCCTCCGTGGTGCTGCTGGCCGCCTTCGTGGTCACCGAGGCCAAGGTCAAGGCGCCGCTGCTGCCGCTGCGGGTGCTGACCGAGCGCAACCGGGGCGGGATCTATCTCTCCCTCGGCCTCGCCATCATCGCGATGTTCGGCCTCTTCCTCTTCCTGACGATCTACCTCCAGGTCGTCGAGGGGTACTCGCCGGTCAAGACCGGCTTCGCCTTCCTGCCGATGATCGTCGGCATGATCGTGGGCTCCACCCAGATCGGCACCCGGCTGATGACCCGGCTCCCGGCGCGCTGGCTGATGGGCCCCGGCTTCCTGGTCGCCGCGCTGGGCATGCTGATGCTGACCCAGCTGGAGGTCGGCGCCTCGTACCCGGCGGTGATCCTGCCCGCGCAGCTGCTGCTCGGCCTCGGCATGGGCACGGCGTTCATGCCCGCGATGGCGCTCGCCACCTACGGGGTGCGGCCCACGGACGCCGGAGTCGCCTCCGCGATGGTCAACACCTCCCAGCAGGTCGGCGGCGCCATCGGTACGGCCCTGCTGAACACGATCGCGGCCTCGGCCACCACCTCGTACATCACCGACCGTGCGGCGGGTGCGGCCGATCCGAAGCTGCTCCAGTTCCAGGGCATGGTCCACGGCTTCACCACCGCGATCTGGTGGGCGGTCGCCATCCTGGTGGTCTCCGCCGTGATCGCCCTGGTGCTGATCAACGCGGGCAAGCCGGGTGCGGACGGGTCCGATGCCGCGTCCGGCGGCGAGGGCGCGGACGCGGAGGTGAAGATTCCCGTTATCGCGCACTGA
- a CDS encoding TetR/AcrR family transcriptional regulator — MAAGTADGEAVVEAVPSDCAHDAPGRAARTRPRADAQRNRERIVRTARDMFTAFGPEVSFDEIARGAGVGNATLYRHFPDRFSLVHEVVLSVLDRTCELAIRAAAEESDPFDAVRRFVHGAADERTGALCPMIQETFDREHPELVVRRTRLEAEVTALIERAQSAGRMRRDVGAGDLMVAIGQLTRPLPGTSRESNEPFVHRHLQLFLDGAEAPARSELPGRPATLEDLRHH; from the coding sequence ATGGCCGCCGGCACCGCCGACGGGGAGGCCGTTGTGGAGGCCGTCCCCTCGGACTGTGCCCATGACGCTCCGGGCCGAGCCGCGCGCACCCGGCCCCGGGCGGACGCCCAGCGGAACCGGGAGCGGATCGTCCGGACCGCCCGGGACATGTTCACGGCCTTCGGGCCGGAGGTGTCGTTCGACGAGATCGCCCGTGGCGCGGGTGTCGGCAATGCCACGCTCTACCGCCACTTCCCCGATCGCTTCTCCCTGGTGCACGAGGTCGTCCTCTCGGTTCTGGACCGCACCTGCGAGCTGGCGATCCGGGCCGCGGCCGAGGAGAGCGACCCCTTCGACGCGGTCCGCCGGTTTGTGCACGGCGCGGCCGACGAGCGAACCGGGGCGCTCTGCCCGATGATTCAGGAGACCTTCGACCGGGAGCATCCCGAGCTGGTCGTCCGGCGCACCCGCCTGGAGGCGGAGGTGACGGCCCTGATCGAACGGGCCCAGTCGGCCGGCCGGATGCGCCGGGACGTCGGCGCCGGCGATCTCATGGTGGCCATCGGCCAGCTCACCCGCCCCCTGCCGGGCACGAGCCGCGAAAGCAACGAGCCCTTCGTCCACCGCCATCTCCAGCTCTTCCTGGACGGGGCCGAGGCCCCGGCACGCTCCGAACTCCCCGGAAGACCGGCCACCTTGGAGGATTTGCGCCACCACTGA
- a CDS encoding M6 family metalloprotease domain-containing protein, whose amino-acid sequence MHHERRRTGPASRISSRGTGRSPVPARTTDSLLAPTPATGRAGLRPGRLVRVTGRAHPRRIGGIAAVLALAIAALTTASDPLSAPSRASAGPAAAAPDATGLGPCHLPAALGIQMSEGLPTPPGYSPSTGEVHALNLMIDFPDAVGEGTAMDRLGEFFPQTSDWFRTSSYGRLNYVPQAPVTGWLRMPLPFSEYGIERGSPYEPAYRDLVEDVVKVADPQVDFSAYDLVNILVTPNAGPSALDTVLSVTFSGNADAPVADGVPLANTSFVYSRQDDGSGSYAETGFRVLPHENGHVFGLPDLYTVDGGGTVGHWDIMSEDWGANNDLLGWHKWKLGWLDPEQIHCAAAPGTAEYRLTPLAASGGAKMTLVPVSADTGYAVEVRTQQGNDDAVCRPGVLIYRVQADVDTGQGPVTVSDSHADSGGCTKRPNVHAELSDAPYRPGQTFKDRKNGVEIAVVSEEKDVYTVRVTRS is encoded by the coding sequence ATGCACCACGAGCGCCGCCGGACAGGCCCGGCCAGCCGGATATCCAGCCGGGGAACCGGCCGGTCGCCCGTGCCCGCCCGCACCACGGACTCGCTCCTCGCGCCGACCCCCGCCACCGGCCGTGCGGGCCTGCGGCCGGGCCGTCTCGTCCGGGTCACGGGCCGCGCGCACCCGCGCCGGATCGGCGGAATCGCCGCCGTACTCGCCCTCGCCATCGCCGCGCTCACCACGGCCAGCGATCCGCTCTCCGCGCCCAGCCGGGCATCCGCGGGCCCGGCCGCCGCCGCCCCCGACGCGACCGGCCTCGGCCCCTGTCATCTGCCGGCCGCCCTCGGTATCCAGATGTCCGAGGGGCTGCCGACACCGCCCGGCTACTCCCCCTCCACCGGTGAGGTCCACGCCCTCAACCTCATGATCGACTTCCCGGACGCGGTCGGGGAGGGCACGGCGATGGACCGCCTCGGAGAGTTCTTCCCGCAGACCTCGGACTGGTTCCGGACCAGTTCGTACGGCCGTCTCAACTACGTCCCCCAGGCCCCGGTGACGGGCTGGCTGCGGATGCCGCTGCCGTTCAGCGAGTACGGGATAGAGCGCGGTTCACCGTACGAACCGGCCTACCGGGATCTCGTCGAGGACGTCGTGAAGGTCGCCGATCCGCAGGTCGACTTCAGCGCGTACGACCTGGTCAACATATTGGTGACGCCCAATGCGGGCCCCTCGGCGCTGGACACGGTGCTGTCGGTGACGTTCTCGGGCAACGCGGACGCGCCCGTCGCAGACGGCGTACCGCTGGCGAACACGTCCTTCGTCTACAGCCGCCAGGACGACGGATCCGGCTCGTACGCGGAGACCGGATTCCGGGTACTGCCCCACGAGAACGGCCATGTCTTCGGCCTCCCCGACCTCTACACCGTGGACGGCGGCGGCACGGTCGGGCACTGGGACATCATGTCCGAGGACTGGGGGGCCAACAACGACCTGCTCGGCTGGCACAAGTGGAAGCTGGGCTGGCTGGACCCGGAGCAGATCCACTGCGCGGCCGCGCCCGGCACCGCCGAGTACCGGCTGACCCCGCTCGCGGCCTCCGGCGGCGCGAAGATGACGCTCGTCCCGGTCTCGGCCGACACGGGGTACGCGGTCGAGGTCCGCACCCAGCAGGGCAACGACGACGCCGTCTGCCGCCCGGGCGTGCTGATCTACCGCGTCCAGGCCGATGTCGACACCGGCCAGGGCCCGGTGACGGTCTCCGACAGCCACGCCGACAGCGGCGGCTGCACCAAACGCCCCAATGTGCACGCCGAACTGTCGGACGCGCCGTACCGGCCGGGACAGACGTTCAAGGACCGGAAGAACGGGGTGGAGATCGCGGTGGTGTCGGAGGAGAAGGACGTCTACACGGTCCGGGTCACCCGCTCCTGA
- a CDS encoding class I adenylate-forming enzyme family protein — protein sequence MSVRGEGLVGPGGPFEVVRGEDGRLEYLNAPRTLVEFVEATWAHGDRPFLVGEDRTWSYREFFAAATALARRFTAEYGLRPGERAAVLMRNRPEWQVAFWAAQFAGLVAVPLNSWWTEGELAYVLEDCTPSVVLVDGETLSAVRSPARRGGARVVVFRGRAEEGVERYEDFPAPDPHGAPPAVEVRPEDDATIIYTSGTTGRPKGAVATHLAQAGAAVHPRFHAAVGALARGQVPGTGPAPVALMTYPFFHVAAFTHLYAVMAAGGTIVLMRAWDADTAVELIDRHRVTHWSGVPATALQLLDAAERAGNPLATLVQLSTGGAAPPPVLPARLAERYGTRVEPRTGYGLTETSGGVLAHAGDAYRADPAAAGIPAPAVEVRTDERGELLLRGQSLVRGYWRDEAATAAAFTPDGWFRTGDLATVGDDGRIAVVDRIKDIVIRGGENVYCAEVEGVLHGHPAVADAAVVGVPHPVLGEEVAAVVRLRPGAEATGGQLREYAGARLAAYKVPAHVVFGDVPRGATGKIAKRELRESVAGRGQERVTRTV from the coding sequence GTGTCGGTGAGGGGCGAGGGGTTGGTGGGGCCCGGGGGGCCGTTCGAGGTGGTCAGGGGGGAGGACGGGCGGCTGGAGTATCTGAACGCTCCCCGGACCCTCGTCGAGTTCGTCGAGGCCACCTGGGCGCACGGTGACCGGCCGTTTCTGGTCGGTGAGGACCGGACCTGGAGCTATCGGGAGTTCTTCGCGGCCGCCACCGCGCTGGCCCGGCGGTTCACGGCGGAGTACGGGCTGCGGCCGGGGGAGCGGGCCGCCGTGCTGATGCGGAACCGGCCCGAGTGGCAGGTCGCCTTCTGGGCCGCCCAGTTCGCCGGACTGGTGGCCGTGCCCCTCAACTCCTGGTGGACCGAGGGCGAGCTGGCGTATGTGCTGGAGGACTGCACCCCGAGCGTGGTGCTGGTGGACGGGGAGACGCTGTCTGCCGTACGGAGCCCGGCCCGGCGCGGCGGGGCGCGGGTCGTCGTCTTCCGGGGGCGGGCCGAGGAGGGCGTCGAGCGGTACGAGGACTTTCCCGCGCCCGATCCCCACGGTGCGCCGCCCGCCGTGGAGGTACGGCCCGAGGACGATGCGACGATCATCTACACCTCGGGCACCACGGGCCGCCCCAAGGGTGCCGTCGCCACCCACCTCGCGCAGGCCGGGGCCGCCGTCCACCCCCGGTTCCACGCGGCCGTGGGCGCCCTCGCCCGGGGGCAGGTGCCCGGCACCGGGCCCGCGCCCGTCGCCCTGATGACGTACCCCTTCTTCCACGTCGCCGCGTTCACGCATCTTTACGCGGTGATGGCCGCGGGCGGCACGATCGTCCTGATGCGCGCCTGGGACGCGGACACCGCGGTCGAGCTGATCGACCGGCATCGCGTCACCCACTGGTCCGGAGTGCCCGCGACCGCCCTCCAGCTCCTCGACGCCGCCGAGCGGGCCGGGAACCCGCTGGCGACGCTCGTCCAGCTGTCCACCGGCGGGGCCGCCCCGCCGCCCGTGCTGCCGGCCCGGCTGGCCGAGCGGTACGGGACCCGGGTCGAGCCCCGTACCGGCTACGGCCTCACCGAGACCAGCGGCGGAGTACTGGCCCACGCCGGGGACGCCTACCGCGCCGATCCCGCGGCCGCGGGCATTCCGGCACCCGCCGTCGAGGTGCGGACGGATGAGCGCGGCGAGCTGTTGCTGCGCGGTCAGTCGCTGGTCCGCGGCTACTGGCGGGACGAGGCGGCCACGGCCGCCGCGTTCACGCCCGACGGCTGGTTCCGGACCGGCGATCTCGCGACCGTCGGCGACGACGGGCGGATCGCGGTCGTCGACCGGATCAAGGACATCGTCATCCGCGGCGGCGAGAACGTGTACTGCGCCGAGGTGGAGGGCGTGCTCCACGGGCATCCGGCGGTCGCCGACGCCGCCGTCGTCGGCGTACCGCATCCGGTGCTGGGGGAAGAGGTCGCGGCCGTCGTACGCCTCCGGCCGGGCGCCGAGGCCACCGGCGGGCAACTGCGGGAGTACGCGGGTGCCCGGCTCGCGGCGTACAAGGTGCCCGCGCATGTGGTGTTCGGAGACGTACCGCGCGGTGCCACCGGGAAGATCGCCAAGCGGGAGCTGCGGGAGTCGGTGGCGGGGCGGGGTCAGGAGCGGGTGACCCGGACCGTGTAG
- a CDS encoding helix-turn-helix domain-containing protein: MNHSTWRTRRARQLAGEPVEYDQEYVDARLAGDLGQAVYDRRIELGLSQAELAERAGMTQPQVSRMEGGDTVPTLPLLRRLAKALDGTLNLAIDEGDSRVTFTPHAA, encoded by the coding sequence ATGAATCACAGCACGTGGAGAACGCGCCGGGCCCGGCAGCTTGCGGGTGAGCCGGTGGAGTACGACCAGGAGTACGTCGACGCGCGGCTGGCCGGCGATCTCGGGCAGGCGGTCTACGACCGTCGGATCGAGCTCGGGCTGTCTCAGGCCGAACTGGCCGAGCGAGCCGGGATGACGCAGCCGCAGGTGTCCCGGATGGAGGGCGGCGACACCGTGCCCACTCTCCCCCTGCTACGACGCCTGGCCAAGGCCCTGGACGGCACCTTGAACCTGGCCATCGACGAAGGTGACTCCCGCGTCACCTTCACCCCGCACGCCGCCTGA